One window from the genome of Bombus huntii isolate Logan2020A unplaced genomic scaffold, iyBomHunt1.1 ctg00000062.1, whole genome shotgun sequence encodes:
- the LOC126876028 gene encoding hematopoietic prostaglandin D synthase-like isoform X2, producing MSDEPTYKLIYFNARGSAEHIRYIFAYIGIEYTDERIPLQLWPEYKDSMPYKKLPVLEVDGKPVAQADAVARYLARKYDLMGRNERDALICDVLVDTLEDLEQDDMGGLRVCSGP from the exons ATGAGCGACGAACCTACCTACAAACTAATCTACTTCAATGCCCGTGGTAGTGCCGAACATATACGGTACATATTTGCATATATTGGCATCGAGTATACCGACGAGAGGATCCCCCTACAACTCTGGCCTGAATACAAGGATT CAATGCCTTATAAAAAGCTGCCTGTGCTGGAGGTAGACGGGAAACCGGTAGCGCAGGCTGACGCTGTGGCGCGATACTTGGCGAGGAAGTACGATCTAATGGGAAGGAACGAAAGGGATGCGTTGATATGCGACGTGCTCGTCGATACTCTTGAAGATTTGGAGCAAG ACGACATGGGCGGACTTCGTGTTTGCAGCGGCCCTTGA
- the LOC126876029 gene encoding uncharacterized protein LOC126876029, whose amino-acid sequence MANVGDERLSGEEGSTLEELRSKLARMNLPISGARSVLIARLNRACRAGQSYPKGSTGGEELIGQRDLGNVQRAERDCNEDEDVEKMNTKELKERLASLGLKTTGRKVELRARLQAAMDGNDISSEEESDDESEDEDDKKNARGYKRDTRRVYQDRDEYCRRACVGSTLSFRDVEDALESFSGDKGENVERWFESFEEVADTCMWSDGQKAVYARKLLKGSAKIFASFECHARTWHELKRGLVKEFSRKVNSRQVHQKLEETKKESDEACLAYMYRMLEIASHVDKEEEAKVEYIVDGIIDDENNKAILYGATSIKELRKRLVMYEEQKSRRAKSIVKPAKTQKNGKPSQSVDAMKKRRCFICGSEDHLSVKCPERGEGVRCSECSGFGHIAARCTARPKEICVVSRSEKGKYVKEVIAGIKLLFSEITLKSQSQPFKFSTLDLRFLIFVIS is encoded by the coding sequence atggcaaacgttggggacgaacgattgtcgggtgaagagggttcgacgctggaggagctgaggagtaagctcgcgcgAATGAACCTCCCTATATCGGGTGCGAGGTCAGTGCTGATTGCAAGGCTGAATCGGGCGTGTAGGGCTGGACAATCGTATCCTAAGGGATCGACGGGCGGTGAAGAGCTAATCGGTCAACGAGATTTAGGAAACGTACAGAGAGCTGAGCGTGATTGtaacgaagatgaagatgttgagaaaatgaatacgaaGGAGTTGAAGGAGCGCCTCGCTAGTTTGGGTTTGAAAACGAcgggaagaaaagtagaattacgcgcacggctacaagcggccatggatggtaacgacatatcgtcggaagaagaaagcgacgacgaaagtgaggatgaagatgacaagaaaaacgcaagaggatacaagagagatacgcgaagggtgtatcaggaccgtgaTGAATATTGTCGAAGGGCATGTGTTGGTTCGACATTGAGTTTTAGAGACGTCGAAGATGCATTAGAGTCGTTTAGTGGCGACAAAGGTGAAAATGTCGAACGATGGTTCGAGTCGTTCGAGGAAGTCGCTGATACGTGCATGTGGTCGGATGGGCAGAAGGCAGTCTACGCCAGGAAGCTGCTGAAGGGATCAGCGAAAATATTTGCGAGCTTCGAGTGTCATGCCAGGACTTGGCATGAGTTGAAGAGGGggctagtgaaagaattttcgaggaaagtcaacagtaggcaagtacatcagaaacttgaagaaacaaaaaaggagagtgatgaagcatgtttggcttacatgtaccgcatgctcgaaatagccagccatgtGGACAAAGAGGAGGAAGCAAAGGTGGAATACATAGTGGATGGAATAATAGACGACGAGAACAATAAGGCTATATTGTACGGCGCTACGTCAATCAAAGAGTTGAGGAAGAGGTTAGTGATGTACGAAGAGCAGAAGAGTCGCAGAGCAAAGTCGATTGTGAAGCCGGCTAAAACCCAGAAGAACGGGAAGCCCAGTCAATCTGTAGAtgcaatgaagaaaagaagatgcttCATTTGCGGTAGTGAGGATCATCTAAGTGTTAAGTGTCCGGAGAGGGGAGAAGGTGTTAGGTGTTCCGAGTGCAGCGGATTTGGACATATTGCAGCGAGGTGTACGGCACGACCGAAAGAGATTTGCGTAGTGTCAAGATCCGAAAAGGGGAAGTATGTGAAGGAAGTAATCGCAGGAATTAAGCTTCTATTCTCTGAAATTACTCTCAAATCTCAGAGTCAACCCTTCAAATTCTCCACACTGGATCTTCGATtcttaatatttgtaatatcgtag